Part of the Tachypleus tridentatus isolate NWPU-2018 unplaced genomic scaffold, ASM421037v1 Hic_cluster_2, whole genome shotgun sequence genome is shown below.
caaaccatggcagagtccacacagtcatctgatttcgaactatctgtataaataggaatggaaagatggttcaaaaggtGTTGAGCAAATAGCAGAGAGTATTTCCAATCAGGtttgtctacttttctcagatgactttaAGATAGTTCACAATTGGGGACtgcaagaagccatggtgggatgggctgaccagcagatacagcaatgttatccaaggacagacccaatttatccaactgcaccTTGATACGAAGaccaaaaagagcaatggcagactgtttggtctgaaaaagtatggcccatcaaggaatgaaaacacaaccccaggtgggatgctttggtaaggaatgaagtttcaaagcatacagtaaagacaactGCAAATGGCAGagatgcagagaaggttcatgagactatgtataagctctgaactggggaagtgcagaaagccccagtgcagagctgaagtccttgatgatgaatagagTCTAGCACCattaaggccgatggtctggtagagccatagaccagtgatccctggttgagtttcgatcgaataagagcacgatatatcttttgCATAGAATGTCAATCCGCTTCCccagtggtggtagagaggacacagaggatgttcagtgctcttgtacatttgacccatagctgcttgatgtgtagtataaaagtcagcttacggtcaaagataagccccgagaacttagtctcagagaccacaggcagcacaacttcacctaTATGGAGTtgaggatcagggtgaataccccattgacagcaaaagtgcatgcaaacggttttagagagagagaaggtaaagtcatttgctgtggttcacttcagtgaacaattgagggcattctgcagctgctgctcaatatatctcatgttctgagtgaatcagtatagattgtACAATTCATGTATTGTATAGTTTCAATACTGAACTCAATTAAGGCATCAAGGTCTGAGGGATGATAATGTATTCCAGGAGTAAGTTACAGAAAGCAAACAGTGATAATATGACCTAAGGAgatatggatggctacagcctacAAGGGCGTCTTCAAAAACAAGGACCGGGTGaacacatgttgatcaaccagcagtgctacttcATGTCTTTGTCCTACATATGACCTGTTATTTCAGTAAAAGGAGTATTGTCAaattgtgactgtattagtaggttttaaaaatgtttcctgtaaagaaagacatttgggataataaaagtcaatcaaatccttgatgtcattcacatttggtggaaaacctcaacagttccattggattagcgtggccatttttatttattttggaggagaatatggcaCAGAGACCTTCTGCTTGCTACCatgcttttttctttactgggTGTTGGTCGGTCACCCTCTAatgatcctgctctggatcgagTAGGCAGGTCAGAGTTTGTAGACACAagttccagtgattgaggacatgaacaaatgggGTTTTAAATTTAtggggtgtcaagagaggaaAACCAAATGGAAACACCTGGacttgaacaaggtgaagtttGGCAATGACTGAAAGATGTGGAATGGACAGATATAGAAGTAGATActaattcattaactttgttgattttgtagGGTACTAGATTAAGGTGTGCTattaaggattctgtaggagaCATGGAAAGTCTGTCTGGACTCCtgctgtagtagtggaatggacTGCAGCAACATAAGTCCAAGATGGAATTGTCTAGAGTAATTTCTAAGCCTCTGGATAAGTAATATTGTTAACTGCCTTCAGACgttgtatttctttctcttccacccatttaggACAAGAAGTGAAATtggaaggatgtggaccattacagttaatacaatgtaGTTCttgttggcattcaaaagcatcatggtctttaccagcacaaagggcacatgtcaaggaaccatggcaaGATGTTTTCAAATGACCAAATcgatgaaaatgaaaatatctaacaGGGTTAGGGATATAAGgctgtaccttacaattcagatatcctgccttcATTTTGGTAGGAGGacgtgatgttgtaaatgttaatgttAGAACATCTGTCAGCTCCATAATCCTGTATGTATGAGTAAAAATTCGATGAGCagctgtaacaccttggctggtgaaacctgAGAGGATCTCAgactctggaatggtctttaaatccctctcagctataactcctctggaagaattcaaagtagaatgaggagtaacctcaatgggtatatctccAAAGGCCTTCGATTTCAAGGAGTTTGAAATGTTGTCATGaagctgtttccactaaaatgtccccagaccataattttttttactgatttaagagagtcagcaagtccctctaaacccttctgaataaaaaatggagacatctgtcCTAAGGGCTTTCCAGTAggagaatgtataattaaaaattgcagGACAGATccaagttgtgagtttgaccaTACAGATCATCAATATGTGGTCGTTTTCCAGTAGttggatttttctctatgctgtcatgcatgttcattttttttatttgaggggtatccataataaaaaaagaatatttaggtgcccactgaccccacccaccatggggccctatgaggggatgcactacagtgccatgTAAGGTCACTGCAGTGActccagggtttcatgagcactatacctgaaCATCAGTATCAGACATAATATCCACTACACTCATGGAGGATGTCCTACAttggcactcagttgaccctggcccaaacaGACTAGCCAATTGATCTTGGGGGGCCACTTCAAGACTgcctatctacaggaattcaaggccaaaatggtgtgttggAGTTTGACATCTCAACCagcaggatcctctcctccccttcgtGGGTCACCACACACCGACAAacacgcaggtggatgtttagatcccagaagaggtaaactgaaagtacagaaccttttctaagaggtcccctcaccatgcacaggaatccacactgaggggcatAAATACCAAGTCATGTGTAATAGCCTAGTAAATAGTTATGTTACGTGGTGGTTGTTATTGTATTGTAAATCATAAACTgaccaaagaaataaaatttatatttcaaataggaCCCATCACTATTATAagtgtgataaaatatttgtttcaaatgagTGTGAGTTTTATGAGTTATAAATCTTTACTAATGCAAGGTCAGAGGTAGATTCTATAGAAATGTTAATAGAAggtattttattctatttaacaaataaaacttctcTCTCCCTTCTTTTACTACTTTATGAAATggtgtttaaaagaaataaactccATCATTATCTGTACCTTCACCTAATCCACTTTGTACAAAGCTTCTGGTCAAAGCTTGTCTCAAGTTACAACAGAATGAGTTcttatatacaaaacataaactgcaaaagaattactttaataaaataaataataatgcagAGCAGCCCACACACATTTTCTATCTCATACAAAACTActaaaaacttctattattttaaggAACTAACCCTGCAAAGCTTCAAGATGTCCATAATGCAgcagtgaagttttaaaactttacatataaAGAAAGGAAGCTTTATTAGAAATCAATGgcaaaaaaaagacaattttgcattttgtgcaATGAACTTGAAAAATAGAGTTTTTCAACTATTTCAGTTAATAactaaaaacaagtaacaaagttTACTGGTTTGTTACTTATATTCTGACAAACTGTATTAGTGAATGCaggaattttaacaaatataattaaacatcacaAATTTGATGGAGGAGGTCAATACAAAACTAATGGTTAGTAATATggaattatttttagttattctaTCCAGacaaataaacttgaaaccatattatgtcatttaaaattttattttgtatgaaattttggattaattatcacagaaatttcaaaacatgAGATTAATTTATCCTTGTAAAAACATAAGATATTCAGAGATGGATACgattaatactgaaaatatcAGGATATATATACAGGAGACTAACTGCAATGAAACTAAGTTACTTCAACATATTCAATCAAAGAATAATTTCTAAAGCATATCTTAAGAGTGCTTTCCAAGTGAACAACCTACCTAAAGCTAGAATACTTTGATTATCACTAGAAAGAGCTGTCACATTCAGGTTTATATCTCCAACATCAGTTTCCATACAATCCTGGTATTTATTTCTCAGTCTTTCCATGACAAAAATGTGAGGAAATTCTTCTCTACAATTATCAACACATGTTAAAAGAGTTGGAGACACTGGAGCTTGCTTTTCCAGATCTTCGGcaactgtaaattaaaatatacaactgaTCCACAGagatacaaaaaaattaacatatttgtttACCAAAGTTTTTTCTACTTCATCCACACAAGTAAATGTTTCAGAGTGTATTCTGACAAAGCAATCTTAACAGGTTCAGAACTTCCAAGCTGTAAAAGttgaaaaattacacaaacatgtAATAAGTTCTTCATATTATGTGCTTCTTAAttgaaatttatagtttattatgaCACTGGAGgtgtaaaaatagttaaaatacttctgataaaaataacttcaaacattttaatagaatgactgaaaacaaattaatttaaaatgtgccaTTCAGAACTGAAGTAATATAGGCAGTTGTCATAAAATTTATCCTGAtggaaatcacaataaaaaaaaaatctaatatataactaaactgtCAATGAGCTACTATTTCTAACAACAGTTTTAAATCTCACTTTTTATGtagtaagaataataaaattttgagaaGGTACTATTTTTTCAAGATGTATGAAGAAATAACATTCAACAAAACAACTTGCAAGGGAACTTATAAagttaacataatttgaaaatagtctttaaataaatacttctgcaaaaacattttaactagtCTCCTGATGAACTACAAAGTTACTGACCTATTTATGTTTCTTGACCTTTTCCTCGTAATCCTCTACTGATTAACAAGTGAAATTCAATATTACTGTTTCCAATAATTACCATGTTTTATTATTCCACCAATCAATTAATAGAAATTTCAATTATATCAGTTATCAGGAAAATAATAATctaatcaaaattattgtttcCAGTTATTTTACCtattcaagtaatcaaaatattgtcaCAAAATCTGGCTCTCAGATcccacaacaaaacatttttttctgttccaCTACtgccaaaaatgtttttaaatgtaactgaTTAATGAAGCTCTCGattgattaattatcaaatacaAGTAATCACTCAGCTCTAGTGTGAAAGCATGTATGAGAGAATTGAGATCCAGGAAAGAATAGTACACATTTCCTGTGTACAAGGGATGTGGTACAAATCTTTCACACAGGAGGAGGCTCTGATAGAAGTAAGAATGTATCTGAATttcaatttgtattaaaaatttaaacatatatatatatataagaaatgcCCTCTATCATAACTTTTAAGCTAGAACTCTCGTATCACCTGATGTGagaaagcagaaaatagaaaatatcaaATGACATGTAATAAGACTATTGAAATACATCAGTGTTAAGTGATCATAAAGAATACAACAACAAGCACTGGAAGTATGGTGGATTTCACTGAAGTCCTCTGAACTCAATAATTGGTCCCAAAACAATGTACTAGGTTGCATAAAATGCGAAACACCTACAAGTAAGTTTCTTCGAGAGCTGCATCTATGTTGAAGACgaaaactgtacaaaatatttatgatgtacTCTCAGGGGCACCATCTTACAAGATAAAAGATTTTCAAAAGACATTCAAAACTGAGAGTTCAACTGATTGCAATACATCTATACATTTCCTACTgttcttgaaaacaaaaactgtcgTAATCTGAAGTGTTAAGtatcaatattttaatcataatctTTCATTATTTAGATTTGATTGGCCCTGAAACTCAGCTAAAAGACTGACTTGAACATACATCTTACATTTGTTCCTACACACCTATATCAAAACTAACTTGTAACTGATCTCAAAATTGTCATACTATCCAAAAGCctagttttaaattgtgtattacacatttcaaatgttttgtatctAACGTCAGagtttga
Proteins encoded:
- the LOC143243064 gene encoding uncharacterized protein LOC143243064: MEEKNTEQLSELSGFKIDSSKGEDSTGVQVVKYRKMLNKLIVTIFTDIKKVAEDLEKQAPVSPTLLTCVDNCREEFPHIFVMERLRNKYQDCMETDVGDINLNVTALSSDNQSILALGRLFTWKALLRYALEIIL